The Candidatus Abyssobacteria bacterium SURF_5 genome has a segment encoding these proteins:
- a CDS encoding aspartate/glutamate racemase family protein: MHKKIGILGGLSPESTVTYYQYITREYTRRFGNHAYPEIIIYSVCFQQYVDWWTGDRWDRITESMIAAARALEKAGADFGIIATNTMHIVFDDVQRASRLPFLNLIDATAEAIQAKKMTKVGLLGTKFTMNKTFYRDRLASHGITALVPDEPSADDVHTIIMEELVQGRLLDTSRLRIREIISSLAGRGAEGVILGCTEIPLLISETDSALPLFDTTTIHARKALEYAVSGK; encoded by the coding sequence ATGCACAAGAAAATCGGCATTCTCGGCGGGCTTAGCCCCGAGTCAACGGTGACGTATTATCAATATATCACCCGGGAATACACCCGGCGCTTCGGAAATCATGCGTATCCCGAGATCATCATCTACAGCGTGTGCTTTCAGCAATACGTCGATTGGTGGACCGGGGATCGCTGGGATAGAATCACCGAAAGTATGATTGCGGCGGCCCGTGCGCTGGAGAAGGCCGGCGCCGACTTCGGCATCATCGCGACCAATACCATGCATATCGTGTTTGATGACGTCCAGAGGGCCTCCCGTTTGCCTTTTTTGAATCTGATCGACGCGACAGCCGAAGCAATCCAGGCGAAGAAAATGACAAAAGTAGGTCTTCTGGGCACCAAGTTCACCATGAACAAAACCTTCTACAGAGACCGGCTGGCGTCACACGGGATTACTGCGCTGGTGCCGGATGAGCCAAGCGCGGACGATGTGCATACCATCATAATGGAAGAACTTGTCCAAGGGAGGCTTCTGGATACTTCTCGGCTGCGAATTCGGGAGATCATATCCAGCCTCGCTGGGCGTGGCGCCGAAGGCGTCATCCTCGGGTGCACGGAAATCCCGCTCCTGATTTCAGAAACAGATTCGGCCCTTCCGCTATTCGACACAACCACCATCCATGCGCGAAAAGCACTTGAATATGCGGTTTCCGGAAAATGA
- a CDS encoding exo-alpha-sialidase, with translation MWNAINEIGGRRIVNRITILAVLLVFAGFTTPAYTGASEEVPAAGKRATDAESTLNAASAGAAAGNMVNMERKRMGSIKDVEHVVVYKDSGLAHACNQVSIVLLQNGELFLGFNEERYPIHADSGQSCFIKSTDGGKTWDASTKRVIWPYTESQGNWDCAFAQIADGTILMHTRVCNFLAPRGINSEGDQALGMPPPGMPERLKRQTGYALLKSGNNGVTWTSPIEVNASPIASSSLSPYACGGSGAGHIIQLPDGGLLMPLGGTLSSASEPGTGSETDRCFLLRSDDGGNNWEYWSTVAYDSASIISFSEPGMARLKDGKLVCLMRTHHKPNRQDNLWFTWSNDDGVTWSSPKRTSLWGYPADVMQLRDGRVLAVYGYRKAPYGVRGCISEDGLTWDVSNEFVIREGGIAKPATASGINPLINSLNMMQYWHIGYPSVTQLDDGTVVVAYHEYSDEAQPIQYLMFTRFKL, from the coding sequence ATGTGGAACGCGATTAATGAAATTGGGGGGAGACGCATTGTGAACAGGATAACAATTTTGGCGGTCTTATTAGTCTTCGCAGGTTTTACAACCCCGGCTTACACGGGGGCTTCAGAAGAAGTTCCTGCTGCAGGGAAACGGGCGACAGACGCGGAAAGCACCCTGAATGCCGCCAGCGCCGGAGCGGCCGCCGGCAACATGGTCAACATGGAGAGGAAGAGAATGGGAAGCATTAAAGATGTCGAGCACGTGGTCGTCTATAAGGATTCGGGTCTGGCCCACGCATGCAATCAGGTCAGTATTGTCTTGCTGCAGAACGGCGAGCTCTTCCTTGGGTTCAACGAGGAGAGATATCCCATCCACGCAGACAGCGGTCAGTCGTGCTTCATCAAGTCGACGGATGGGGGAAAGACCTGGGATGCTTCCACGAAACGAGTCATCTGGCCTTATACCGAATCGCAGGGTAATTGGGACTGCGCATTTGCACAGATCGCCGACGGTACTATCCTGATGCACACTCGAGTCTGTAATTTCCTGGCTCCGCGCGGCATCAATTCTGAAGGAGACCAGGCGCTCGGTATGCCGCCCCCCGGGATGCCCGAACGCCTCAAGAGGCAGACGGGCTACGCTCTGCTGAAGTCCGGAAACAACGGCGTCACGTGGACGAGTCCCATCGAGGTAAACGCAAGCCCTATTGCGAGCTCATCGTTATCTCCCTATGCCTGCGGAGGCTCGGGAGCCGGGCACATCATCCAGCTTCCCGACGGCGGATTGCTTATGCCGTTGGGGGGAACGCTCTCATCCGCGAGCGAGCCCGGGACCGGCTCCGAAACGGACCGGTGCTTCCTGTTGAGATCGGATGATGGCGGGAATAATTGGGAATACTGGTCCACCGTCGCGTATGATTCTGCAAGCATTATCAGCTTCTCCGAGCCCGGCATGGCGCGGCTCAAGGATGGGAAACTGGTCTGCTTGATGAGGACACACCACAAGCCAAACCGGCAGGATAACCTGTGGTTCACCTGGTCGAATGATGACGGAGTCACCTGGAGCTCACCGAAGAGAACCTCCCTGTGGGGTTACCCGGCTGACGTCATGCAGCTAAGGGACGGCCGGGTTCTGGCAGTCTACGGGTATCGGAAGGCGCCGTACGGCGTGCGCGGCTGCATCTCGGAAGACGGTTTGACCTGGGACGTCAGCAATGAGTTTGTCATCAGGGAGGGCGGCATAGCCAAGCCGGCGACCGCCAGCGGCATCAATCCTCTTATTAATTCCCTTAACATGATGCAGTACTGGCACATCGGATACCCGAGCGTGACCCAACTGGATGACGGAACCGTAGTCGTTGCATACCACGAGTACAGCGATGAAGCTCAGCCCATCCAGTACCTGATGTTCACGCGCTTCAAATTATAG
- a CDS encoding mandelate racemase/muconate lactonizing enzyme family protein — MRIIDVKATPLRTHSVFVQVLTDEGVTGIGECSPMNPLVLSHFVETALKPIILNEDPLETERLWNNMTFRTYKLGVQGVQPEAIAGIDIALWDIKGKVTGLPIHTLLGGCCRKKVLMYASIGGGAHMAVSDMAAYVQQFLEKGFKAFKIRMDYVGSTAGAQDVDLKKDYEMFKAIRELIGDDIPLSFDANNGYSVSAAIAQGRRFEELGIYHYEEPVAQFDYRGIAQVANALDVPVSAGEHEYNRWQFRDLIEQAQVDIIQPDVVKCGGISEMQKIAVLGSVYNKHFVPHQTQPTIGTAANLHVVAAHAGATRPQEYSGQNLYLDDLFEEPLVLEDGYLYVPQKPGLGLELNAKKMMACAL, encoded by the coding sequence ATGAGAATCATCGATGTGAAGGCGACCCCACTGCGCACGCATTCCGTTTTTGTGCAGGTATTGACCGATGAAGGCGTCACCGGCATCGGCGAATGCAGTCCGATGAATCCACTCGTCTTGTCTCATTTCGTGGAGACCGCGCTGAAGCCCATAATTCTTAATGAGGACCCCTTGGAGACCGAGAGATTATGGAACAATATGACCTTCCGCACGTATAAGCTCGGCGTGCAGGGTGTCCAGCCGGAAGCGATCGCGGGCATCGATATCGCCCTGTGGGATATCAAGGGGAAGGTGACAGGCCTGCCAATTCATACCCTGCTCGGAGGCTGCTGCCGGAAGAAGGTTCTGATGTATGCCAGCATCGGCGGCGGCGCACACATGGCGGTCTCAGATATGGCCGCTTACGTCCAACAATTCCTCGAGAAGGGATTTAAAGCTTTCAAGATCCGGATGGATTACGTCGGCTCGACCGCAGGGGCGCAGGATGTGGATTTAAAGAAGGATTACGAAATGTTCAAGGCGATCAGGGAGTTGATCGGCGACGATATCCCCTTGAGCTTCGACGCAAACAACGGCTATTCCGTAAGCGCCGCGATCGCACAGGGACGCAGATTCGAGGAGCTTGGTATCTATCATTACGAAGAGCCGGTTGCCCAATTTGATTATCGGGGGATAGCGCAAGTCGCCAATGCGCTGGATGTGCCGGTCTCAGCCGGCGAGCACGAATACAACCGATGGCAGTTCCGCGACCTGATCGAGCAGGCGCAGGTGGATATCATTCAGCCCGACGTGGTCAAATGCGGCGGCATCAGCGAGATGCAGAAAATCGCCGTGCTCGGTTCAGTCTACAACAAGCATTTCGTCCCGCATCAGACACAGCCGACGATAGGAACTGCAGCAAACCTGCATGTCGTCGCCGCCCACGCCGGCGCCACCCGTCCGCAGGAATACAGCGGACAAAATCTGTATCTTGATGATCTTTTCGAGGAGCCGCTGGTGTTGGAGGACGGATATCTATACGTTCCGCAGAAGCCGGGCCTCGGGCTGGAACTGAATGCAAAGAAGATGATGGCATGTGCGCTGTGA
- a CDS encoding gfo/Idh/MocA family oxidoreductase has protein sequence MKPGKEFRSRFLSKNPILSYLPESDKYLFSLEKPKYKFNIIGAGLMGLEHMRLTLIEGRGTIHGVFDPNPRSIAVANEAYSRLSDGGSLYAYDSLEEACNDPAVDGLFICTPNYTHIDVLREAVKAEKHILLEKPMATTIRDAHEICRLAQSYRAVLQIGLQYRYKAICVEAIHEALERKSIGAIKTVSILEHRIPFLDKVNQWNKFSRYSGGTLVEKCCHYFDLLNLFAQSKPAEVFASGSMAVNFRDFEYEREKSDILDNAFVIVTYENSVRARFDLCMFAPMFYEELILCGDEGRLRATESEDFMPGPRVKSHLEILCGENKPARITTPSYPQHVQETGHNGASFFEHIRFIDNIEGKPTDTATAEEGFWSIVVGVAAEESVRTGNVVRIAELLQREGVSP, from the coding sequence ATGAAACCGGGGAAGGAATTCCGCAGCCGATTCCTCTCGAAGAATCCGATTCTCAGTTACTTGCCCGAAAGCGATAAATATCTATTCTCACTTGAGAAACCGAAATACAAGTTCAATATTATTGGCGCGGGTTTGATGGGGCTCGAGCATATGAGGCTGACGCTGATTGAAGGACGGGGAACGATCCACGGCGTCTTCGACCCGAACCCGCGCAGCATCGCGGTCGCCAACGAGGCGTATTCTCGCCTCTCGGACGGCGGCAGCCTGTACGCATACGATTCTCTCGAGGAAGCATGCAACGATCCGGCTGTCGACGGCCTGTTCATATGCACTCCCAACTATACGCACATCGACGTGCTCAGGGAGGCTGTCAAAGCGGAAAAGCACATCCTGCTCGAGAAGCCGATGGCGACCACTATCCGGGACGCTCACGAGATATGCCGGCTTGCGCAAAGTTACCGCGCGGTCCTGCAGATCGGGCTGCAATATCGATACAAGGCCATCTGTGTCGAGGCAATCCATGAGGCGCTCGAACGAAAATCGATCGGCGCGATCAAGACCGTCAGCATACTCGAACACCGAATCCCGTTCCTCGACAAGGTGAACCAGTGGAACAAATTCTCCAGGTATTCCGGCGGAACCCTGGTGGAGAAATGCTGTCATTATTTTGATCTGCTGAATTTGTTCGCCCAATCGAAACCGGCCGAAGTTTTCGCCTCCGGAAGCATGGCGGTGAATTTCCGCGATTTCGAGTATGAACGCGAGAAATCCGATATTCTCGATAACGCCTTCGTGATTGTCACGTATGAAAACAGCGTACGCGCTCGATTCGACCTGTGCATGTTCGCTCCGATGTTCTATGAAGAGCTGATCCTGTGCGGCGATGAGGGGCGCCTGCGAGCGACCGAAAGCGAGGACTTCATGCCCGGCCCGCGCGTGAAGTCGCACCTGGAAATCCTGTGCGGCGAAAACAAGCCTGCCCGGATAACGACGCCGTCCTATCCGCAGCATGTTCAGGAAACCGGCCACAACGGGGCAAGTTTCTTCGAGCATATCCGATTCATTGACAATATCGAAGGGAAGCCGACCGATACGGCCACGGCGGAAGAAGGGTTCTGGTCGATCGTCGTTGGAGTCGCCGCCGAAGAGTCGGTGAGAACTGGGAATGTGGTAAGGATCGCGGAGTTACTGCAAAGGGAAGGCGTGTCTCCTTAG
- a CDS encoding M20 family peptidase has protein sequence MDWHEVSLRAEAEEQYLVDILREMIRIDTSVPPGRNYEKFNDLVEPEFKRFGLKTQRVLVPDDTPKMAAEKLSGPRENLVASLKNDLPKVSVYAHTDVVPADSSWTYDPFGAEVVDGRLYGRGTVDDKGPIACVLGALKIIQEMGLAAKFDIDCLLCTDEEFGGHYTPGADYLARNGYFSNHIIWLDLGAVDPIYTMGTAGSIQIDVRAVGKSCHSGMNFLGVNAIEQMVPILVELMALKEEVEQRQSRLDAFPHPQSPFAHGKMTPMFNLDIIHAGTKANVVPAECVLTLNRRYIPDENPDEVIAEIEEAIERGRKKSKLLDVQLKITRGYGAVELDTGTPAVRKMQEAIKAVKGWEGLLFGGMSGSSDLACVADALQPQKLDVAHFGVSRATDLRAHGADEFVYIEDLVTVTKELVHYFCF, from the coding sequence ATGGACTGGCATGAGGTATCCCTGCGAGCCGAAGCAGAAGAGCAGTATCTGGTTGACATTTTACGAGAGATGATCCGCATCGACACATCGGTCCCACCGGGCCGGAATTACGAAAAATTCAATGATCTTGTCGAGCCGGAATTCAAGCGATTCGGGCTGAAGACGCAGCGGGTTCTCGTGCCGGATGATACGCCCAAAATGGCGGCTGAAAAACTTTCGGGCCCGCGCGAAAACCTGGTCGCCAGCCTGAAAAACGATTTGCCGAAAGTCTCGGTGTACGCGCATACGGATGTGGTGCCGGCGGATTCCTCGTGGACATACGATCCGTTTGGGGCCGAGGTAGTGGATGGACGGCTTTACGGACGGGGCACCGTCGATGATAAAGGTCCGATAGCATGCGTGCTGGGCGCCTTGAAGATTATTCAGGAGATGGGCCTGGCTGCCAAGTTTGATATTGATTGCCTGCTATGCACTGACGAGGAGTTTGGCGGCCACTACACGCCCGGAGCGGATTATCTTGCTCGAAACGGGTACTTCTCGAATCACATTATCTGGCTTGACCTGGGCGCTGTCGATCCTATCTACACGATGGGGACGGCCGGAAGCATTCAGATTGATGTGAGAGCGGTGGGTAAGAGCTGTCACTCCGGCATGAATTTTCTCGGCGTCAACGCGATCGAGCAGATGGTGCCGATCCTTGTGGAACTCATGGCGCTCAAGGAAGAGGTGGAACAGCGGCAGTCGCGGCTCGATGCCTTTCCGCATCCGCAGTCGCCGTTTGCTCATGGAAAGATGACGCCCATGTTCAACCTGGATATCATCCATGCCGGAACCAAGGCCAATGTCGTCCCGGCCGAATGCGTACTCACGCTGAACCGCCGCTATATTCCCGATGAGAATCCCGACGAGGTCATCGCGGAGATCGAGGAAGCGATTGAGCGCGGTAGAAAGAAATCGAAGCTGCTGGATGTGCAACTGAAGATAACGCGGGGCTACGGTGCGGTCGAACTTGATACCGGCACTCCTGCAGTCCGTAAGATGCAGGAGGCGATAAAGGCGGTGAAAGGCTGGGAAGGGCTCCTCTTCGGGGGCATGAGCGGCTCCTCGGATCTGGCGTGCGTTGCGGATGCGCTGCAGCCGCAAAAGCTGGATGTCGCTCACTTCGGCGTGTCCCGCGCAACGGATCTTCGCGCCCACGGCGCCGATGAGTTTGTATACATTGAGGATCTCGTGACCGTGACAAAGGAACTCGTACACTATTTCTGTTTTTAA
- a CDS encoding SDR family oxidoreductase, with amino-acid sequence MKIEELFSVKDKIALVTGGSRGLGLVIARAYVENEAKVYVSSRKADACKKAAEELSAFGECIALPADVSLSSDRERLVRQLVEREKHLNILVNNAGAAWGAPLEEYPEDGFDKVMDLNVKSVFMLTRDLLPLLQKAASPDDPARIINLGSMEGIMVSGYDNYAYSISKAAVHHMTKVLSAKVGPRAITVNAIAPGYFETKMTNWMLATYRDEIVANAPLGRLGTPPDIAGIAIYLASRAGAYVNGAIIPVDGGTSAK; translated from the coding sequence ATGAAAATAGAGGAGTTGTTTTCGGTAAAGGACAAGATTGCGCTGGTAACCGGCGGTTCGAGAGGTCTCGGGCTTGTCATCGCCCGCGCGTATGTTGAAAACGAGGCAAAGGTGTATGTCTCTTCACGCAAGGCAGACGCCTGTAAGAAGGCCGCGGAAGAGTTGTCCGCATTCGGCGAATGCATCGCGCTGCCGGCGGATGTTTCCCTCTCAAGCGATCGGGAGCGTCTGGTTCGCCAACTGGTGGAACGCGAGAAGCATCTGAACATACTCGTGAATAATGCGGGCGCCGCATGGGGAGCACCGCTCGAGGAGTATCCCGAGGACGGATTCGACAAGGTCATGGATCTCAACGTGAAGTCCGTCTTCATGCTGACCCGCGATCTGTTGCCGCTTCTGCAGAAAGCGGCCAGTCCGGACGATCCCGCACGAATAATCAATCTCGGCTCGATGGAAGGGATCATGGTGTCCGGCTATGACAATTATGCATACTCCATCAGCAAGGCGGCGGTCCATCACATGACGAAGGTGCTGAGCGCGAAGGTTGGGCCGAGGGCGATTACGGTAAATGCGATCGCTCCGGGTTACTTCGAAACCAAAATGACGAATTGGATGCTGGCGACGTATCGGGATGAGATCGTGGCCAATGCTCCATTGGGGCGGCTGGGAACGCCGCCGGATATAGCCGGGATAGCGATCTATTTGGCCTCGCGGGCCGGCGCCTACGTCAACGGTGCGATCATTCCGGTTGACGGCGGCACGTCCGCAAAATGA
- a CDS encoding MBL fold metallo-hydrolase, protein MIFKQIPVGVMANFTYVFGSEKTGEAAVVDPTSNLADILRFAEEKNLRIGLIFATHDHADHTSGISALAKKTGAKVVAHKAETQGLRRKHLPVDIEVEDGQKLKLGDIEITIIHTPGHTPGSMCLLAGGKLMTGDTLFVGNCGRTDLPGGSTKQMFESLHKKLKVLPDDIEVYPGHDYGDRPSSTIGREKKTNPTLAAASFDEFMEVP, encoded by the coding sequence ATGATCTTCAAGCAGATTCCGGTTGGGGTGATGGCGAATTTCACTTATGTCTTCGGCAGCGAGAAAACAGGCGAGGCGGCGGTCGTTGACCCGACCTCCAATCTTGCAGATATCCTGCGTTTCGCGGAAGAGAAAAACCTTAGGATCGGCCTGATTTTCGCCACCCATGACCATGCCGACCATACGTCCGGCATCAGCGCGCTTGCAAAAAAGACCGGAGCCAAAGTCGTCGCGCACAAAGCCGAGACGCAGGGACTGCGGAGAAAACATCTCCCCGTCGACATCGAAGTAGAGGACGGGCAGAAACTGAAGCTCGGCGACATCGAGATAACGATCATACACACGCCCGGCCATACTCCGGGCAGCATGTGCCTCCTGGCCGGCGGGAAGCTGATGACGGGAGACACGTTGTTTGTCGGCAATTGCGGCCGCACGGACCTGCCCGGCGGCAGTACGAAGCAGATGTTTGAGAGCCTCCACAAAAAACTGAAGGTGCTTCCCGACGACATCGAGGTCTACCCCGGTCACGACTACGGAGACCGGCCATCCTCCACAATCGGCCGTGAGAAGAAGACGAATCCGACGTTGGCTGCAGCCTCATTCGACGAATTTATGGAAGTGCCGTGA
- the tilS gene encoding tRNA lysidine(34) synthetase TilS, giving the protein MAKNARSSGPHRSPKNMREFLKNIEHTINRHEMLSGGEMVLVAFSGGPDSVCLLDVLQKLQKKYSIRLGVAHFNHRLRGEASEKDAEFAEQVAGRNKLMFISSSADVAAYAKENKLTVEDAGRKLRYEFFFRSSLSIGATKIALGHTADDQAETILMRLIRGAGPEGLAGIPPARTADERGNVRIIRPLIYTWRNDLIQYVQKQKLEYRTDVSNEEPEYFRNKVRLELLPLLMREYNAQIKRRLAATASALSIENDFLSSETRLLAGEVLLERKREWVLFDAKMLSRFHPALRARVFAHLVKLARPAPPMLEAFHYAAADALFLAGGRMNLPGDMFLELNEEVGVVASPKALSAPIKGSFPIRLSGRQYSKELNILVKTSVLPKISSPARLIRQCSRTRQYFDLKAVRAPLEIRVKKPGDIFWPLGMDGSKKLKDFFIDRKIPRFIRNQIPLLLSEGRIMWVMGYAIDKRFKLKPNSKSALRVDYEKPAPGTVP; this is encoded by the coding sequence ATGGCCAAAAACGCAAGATCCTCAGGGCCGCACCGTTCACCAAAAAACATGCGGGAATTCCTCAAAAATATAGAACATACAATAAATCGCCATGAGATGCTTTCGGGCGGAGAAATGGTGTTGGTGGCTTTTTCGGGTGGACCGGATTCGGTATGCCTGCTCGACGTCCTCCAGAAGCTGCAGAAGAAATATTCAATCCGCCTTGGCGTCGCTCATTTCAACCACAGGCTTCGAGGAGAAGCCTCTGAGAAGGATGCCGAGTTTGCGGAACAAGTCGCCGGCCGGAACAAACTGATGTTCATTTCCAGTTCGGCCGATGTCGCGGCTTATGCGAAAGAAAACAAATTGACGGTCGAAGATGCGGGCAGGAAGCTGCGGTATGAATTCTTTTTTCGATCGAGTCTTTCTATCGGCGCAACCAAAATCGCTCTCGGACATACCGCCGACGACCAGGCCGAAACCATCCTGATGCGACTGATCCGCGGCGCCGGGCCTGAGGGTTTGGCCGGTATCCCCCCGGCAAGGACTGCGGACGAACGGGGAAACGTCCGTATCATCCGGCCTCTCATATACACTTGGCGCAACGATTTGATTCAATACGTGCAGAAACAGAAACTTGAATACAGAACCGATGTCTCGAATGAGGAGCCGGAATATTTCCGCAACAAGGTGAGGCTGGAACTGCTCCCGCTCCTAATGAGGGAATATAACGCCCAGATCAAGCGGCGCCTTGCCGCGACCGCCTCAGCGCTTTCAATCGAGAATGATTTTCTCTCTTCGGAGACAAGACTGCTCGCGGGGGAGGTTCTGCTCGAACGCAAGAGGGAATGGGTTCTCTTTGATGCAAAGATGCTTAGCCGATTTCACCCGGCGCTGCGCGCTCGGGTTTTCGCGCACCTGGTGAAGCTGGCGCGCCCCGCGCCGCCGATGCTGGAGGCCTTCCATTATGCCGCCGCCGATGCTCTTTTTCTTGCCGGAGGCAGGATGAACCTGCCGGGTGACATGTTCCTCGAGCTGAATGAAGAGGTGGGGGTTGTTGCGAGCCCGAAGGCGTTGTCCGCTCCAATAAAAGGGTCTTTTCCAATCAGGCTCTCGGGCCGGCAGTACAGTAAAGAGTTAAACATTTTGGTCAAGACTTCCGTTCTCCCAAAAATCTCGTCGCCGGCGCGCCTGATACGCCAATGCTCGCGCACCCGCCAATATTTCGATCTGAAGGCAGTCCGCGCTCCTCTTGAGATAAGGGTGAAAAAGCCGGGAGACATTTTTTGGCCGCTGGGAATGGATGGCAGCAAGAAGCTCAAGGATTTTTTCATTGACAGGAAGATCCCGCGTTTCATTCGAAACCAAATTCCGCTCCTCCTTTCCGAGGGCAGAATTATGTGGGTAATGGGATATGCCATAGATAAACGATTTAAGCTGAAGCCGAATTCAAAATCGGCGCTTCGAGTGGATTATGAAAAACCAGCGCCTGGAACTGTTCCTTGA
- the hpt gene encoding hypoxanthine phosphoribosyltransferase, which produces MKNQRLELFLEQRKIAERVAQLAQNISADYQDKDLVLVCVLKGAFFFFVDLIRRLTVTPLIDFVAASSYHRQGSMGRVSLSPVFSTSIRGRDVLIIEDIIDTGLTYRTLTNYFSLREPASLRLCTLLDKPSERRTELIQPDYVGFVVPDRFLVGYGLDCDERYRELPDIHILTT; this is translated from the coding sequence ATGAAAAACCAGCGCCTGGAACTGTTCCTTGAACAGCGGAAAATAGCCGAAAGGGTCGCTCAGCTCGCACAAAACATCTCTGCAGATTACCAGGACAAGGATCTGGTCCTGGTGTGTGTGCTGAAGGGGGCTTTTTTCTTCTTCGTCGATTTGATACGCCGGCTGACGGTAACTCCTCTGATCGATTTTGTTGCCGCCTCAAGTTATCATCGTCAAGGTAGCATGGGTCGGGTCAGCCTTTCCCCCGTTTTTTCCACAAGCATTCGCGGAAGAGATGTCCTGATTATAGAAGATATCATCGATACCGGCCTCACGTATCGGACTCTCACGAATTATTTCTCACTTCGCGAGCCCGCCTCATTGCGGCTCTGCACGTTGCTGGACAAGCCATCCGAGAGGCGGACGGAACTGATACAACCCGATTATGTCGGTTTCGTCGTTCCCGATCGATTTCTGGTTGGATACGGGCTCGACTGTGACGAGCGGTATCGTGAATTGCCCGATATTCATATACTTACGACTTAG